One window of Gilliamella sp. B3022 genomic DNA carries:
- the flgL gene encoding flagellar hook-associated protein FlgL — translation MRVSTNAMYQKNLNSILNTNNKWQKSGLHLATGKKILSPSDDPMGSSQALILKQAQSRNNQFQAARESANNSLSRQDTVLKEANTVIQSIQETLVYAGNETLNDENRLDLANKLQGLKDQLISLANAKDTNGNYLFAGNKNDTPPFIVDKNGIVNYVGGSTTINIFIDETREVSLSFTGEQIFMTGANSAAESDVFASLDYAIDALQIGLDDNDPDSIAQFRKGLSKASQGVDNSFENISTVRSSGGNVLAEVERLTALGKTLDIDFETQISQIEDVDWYEAISDYVMLQANLQAAQYTFMNMQSMSLFQMK, via the coding sequence AAATAGTATTTTAAATACCAATAATAAATGGCAAAAATCAGGATTACATTTAGCAACCGGTAAAAAAATCTTATCGCCGTCGGATGATCCAATGGGCTCATCACAAGCGTTAATATTAAAACAGGCCCAATCGAGAAATAACCAGTTTCAAGCTGCGCGTGAAAGTGCTAATAACTCGTTAAGTCGCCAAGATACCGTACTAAAAGAAGCCAATACCGTTATCCAATCAATTCAAGAAACTTTAGTTTATGCAGGTAATGAAACGCTAAATGACGAAAACAGACTTGATTTAGCCAACAAACTACAGGGATTAAAAGATCAACTCATTTCGTTAGCCAATGCCAAAGATACAAATGGAAACTATCTCTTTGCGGGTAATAAAAATGACACACCTCCTTTTATTGTCGATAAAAATGGAATTGTTAATTATGTTGGTGGCTCAACAACCATCAATATATTTATTGATGAAACGCGTGAAGTATCATTGAGTTTTACGGGCGAACAAATTTTTATGACCGGTGCCAATAGCGCTGCTGAAAGTGATGTGTTTGCCAGTCTTGATTATGCAATTGATGCATTACAAATTGGTTTAGACGACAATGATCCTGATTCGATTGCGCAATTTAGAAAAGGGTTATCCAAAGCCAGCCAAGGGGTTGATAACTCGTTTGAAAACATATCCACAGTGAGATCATCGGGCGGTAATGTACTCGCAGAAGTCGAAAGATTAACTGCTCTTGGTAAGACATTGGACATCGATTTTGAAACGCAAATTAGTCAAATTGAAGACGTTGATTGGTATGAGGCAATTTCAGATTATGTGATGTTACAAGCAAATTTACAAGCAGCACAATATACATTTATGAATATGCAAAGCATGTCGTTATTTCAAATGAAATAA
- the flgJ gene encoding flagellar assembly peptidoglycan hydrolase FlgJ, whose product MKNQINQSINRFAYDFSNISQLRRNAVSGSRESIKQVADQFETLFVNMMMQSMRKAVPNGGLFNQSAMQLFTSMFDQQIAQQTAGKGLGLADIIAKQLINQSRSTVSINAQSQANHQQANMQLAQSLFSNNSSNLSPAALGQMLYQQHKTHEITQKNVNKLSLSTSLNRLDEDPITQFVVEWFEPAKQAAKVSGIPYEVIIAQAALETGWGKKQIKTTDNQPSYNYFGIKASSSWRDNSTRLTTQEFLNNNKVKIQDDFRVYNSKQHAITDYLNLLTKNPRYRAVVNAPDARTAAKALQDANYATDPNYSEKLIQIINRIETIAKNTSQKSMSGFSQIAFK is encoded by the coding sequence ATGAAGAATCAAATTAATCAGTCTATTAACCGTTTTGCTTATGATTTTTCAAACATTAGCCAATTAAGACGCAATGCCGTTAGTGGATCAAGGGAAAGCATCAAACAAGTTGCCGATCAGTTTGAAACATTGTTTGTGAATATGATGATGCAATCAATGCGAAAAGCCGTTCCTAATGGTGGGTTATTTAATCAATCTGCCATGCAGTTATTTACCTCAATGTTTGATCAGCAAATTGCACAACAAACAGCAGGAAAAGGGCTTGGACTTGCCGATATTATTGCTAAACAATTAATTAATCAGTCTCGTTCTACGGTTAGCATTAATGCACAATCTCAAGCTAATCATCAACAAGCTAATATGCAATTGGCACAATCTTTATTCAGTAATAATTCTTCTAATTTATCTCCAGCCGCATTAGGTCAAATGCTCTACCAGCAACATAAAACTCATGAAATAACCCAAAAAAATGTTAATAAATTGTCACTATCAACATCACTTAATCGTCTTGATGAAGATCCTATTACACAATTTGTGGTTGAATGGTTTGAACCCGCTAAACAGGCTGCCAAAGTTTCAGGTATTCCTTATGAGGTTATTATTGCTCAAGCCGCATTAGAAACAGGTTGGGGTAAAAAACAGATAAAAACAACTGATAATCAGCCAAGTTATAACTATTTTGGTATAAAAGCATCTTCATCATGGAGAGACAATTCTACTCGGTTAACGACGCAAGAATTTCTCAATAATAATAAAGTTAAAATTCAAGATGATTTTAGAGTGTATAACAGTAAACAACATGCGATCACCGATTACCTTAATTTACTCACTAAAAATCCACGTTATCGTGCTGTAGTCAATGCACCCGATGCAAGAACAGCGGCCAAAGCATTACAAGATGCTAATTATGCAACCGATCCTAATTATAGTGAAAAATTGATTCAAATTATCAATCGTATTGAGACAATAGCTAAAAATACATCACAAAAATCCATGTCTGGTTTCAGTCAAATTGCCTTTAAATAG
- a CDS encoding flagellar basal body P-ring protein FlgI, producing MLNNLRIFINLLVMTLLVVPVCYAKPIRDLVTIQGVRENALVGYGIVVGLDGTGDQTSQTPFTIQSITNMLSQLGITVPSGSNMQLKNVAAVMVTAKLPSYARVGQQIDVVVSSLGNAKSLRGGTLIMTPLKGTDNQVYAIAQGNLFVGGMGASSKGSSVSVNQTAGATIPNGATIERELATRLDEEDTIHLHLNQFDFTRALKISEAINKLQKNIAVAMDGTTITVTMPKDNQARVKLLSRIQNLEIGHTPISAKVVINTRTGVVVMNQKVKLDNCAVAHGNLSVVVNNKLKVNQPNTPLAGGNTVVVPDNDVSIEQDGGALHNLTSGTDLNRVIHSLNLLGANPTELMSILEALKTAGCLHASLETI from the coding sequence ATGCTAAATAATTTACGCATTTTTATCAATTTACTTGTTATGACATTGTTGGTTGTTCCTGTTTGTTATGCAAAACCCATTCGTGATCTTGTTACCATTCAAGGGGTAAGAGAAAATGCTTTAGTGGGTTATGGTATTGTGGTTGGACTTGATGGCACAGGCGATCAAACTTCACAAACACCTTTTACTATCCAAAGTATCACAAATATGTTATCGCAATTAGGGATAACGGTGCCATCAGGCAGTAACATGCAATTGAAAAATGTAGCAGCCGTAATGGTAACCGCCAAATTACCTTCTTATGCACGAGTTGGACAACAAATTGATGTGGTGGTTTCCTCTCTTGGGAATGCGAAAAGTTTGCGTGGCGGAACATTAATTATGACTCCACTAAAAGGCACGGATAATCAAGTATATGCTATTGCACAAGGTAATTTGTTTGTTGGTGGAATGGGGGCAAGCAGCAAGGGTTCAAGTGTCAGTGTTAATCAAACTGCTGGAGCGACCATTCCTAATGGTGCAACAATCGAACGAGAGCTTGCTACTCGTTTAGATGAAGAAGATACGATTCATCTACATCTTAACCAATTTGATTTTACCCGTGCCTTAAAAATATCTGAGGCAATTAATAAGTTACAAAAAAATATAGCTGTTGCGATGGATGGTACAACCATTACTGTAACAATGCCTAAGGATAATCAGGCGCGAGTAAAGTTATTGTCACGCATACAAAATCTTGAAATTGGTCATACACCTATTTCAGCTAAAGTGGTAATAAATACACGTACTGGTGTTGTGGTGATGAATCAAAAAGTTAAATTAGACAATTGTGCCGTTGCTCATGGTAACTTGTCGGTTGTAGTCAATAACAAATTAAAAGTTAATCAACCTAATACACCATTAGCGGGAGGCAACACCGTAGTTGTTCCTGATAATGATGTTAGCATCGAGCAAGATGGTGGCGCATTACATAATTTGACTTCAGGAACTGACTTAAACCGAGTTATTCATTCACTTAATTTATTAGGGGCAAATCCCACAGAGTTAATGTCGATACTTGAAGCATTAAAAACCGCAGGTTGTTTACATGCCTCATTGGAAACGATTTAA
- a CDS encoding flagellar basal body L-ring protein FlgH, producing the protein MKYLYILIALFLFSCAQLPKKALVEGQTSIVPRMPDIVNTSGSIYQAAQPSSFGYQPMFEDRRPRNIGDVLTIVLQENVSASKSSSINAGRNGALNVGVKTVPHFLDGLVGRGKADTDISGSNDFKGSGGANAKNTFSGTITVTVQNVMINGNLKVIGEKQIAINQGTEFIRFSGVVNPRTISGNNTVISTQVADARIEYVGNGYIDEAQTMGWLQRLFLNFSPF; encoded by the coding sequence GTGAAATATCTTTATATTCTCATAGCACTTTTTCTTTTTAGTTGTGCTCAGTTGCCTAAAAAAGCCTTGGTTGAAGGGCAAACAAGTATCGTGCCGAGAATGCCTGATATTGTCAATACCAGTGGTTCAATCTATCAGGCAGCCCAACCGAGCAGTTTTGGCTATCAACCCATGTTTGAAGATCGTAGGCCGCGCAACATTGGTGATGTTTTAACAATTGTCTTACAAGAAAACGTTAGTGCAAGCAAAAGCTCATCAATTAATGCCGGTCGTAATGGGGCTTTAAATGTAGGGGTAAAAACCGTTCCTCACTTTTTAGATGGACTGGTTGGCCGAGGTAAAGCCGATACGGATATCTCAGGTAGTAATGATTTTAAGGGATCAGGCGGTGCGAATGCTAAAAATACCTTTAGTGGCACCATCACCGTCACTGTGCAAAATGTCATGATTAATGGCAATTTGAAAGTTATTGGTGAAAAACAGATTGCCATTAATCAAGGTACAGAATTCATAAGATTTTCGGGTGTAGTAAATCCAAGAACCATTAGTGGTAATAATACTGTTATTTCAACGCAAGTTGCTGATGCCCGTATTGAGTATGTCGGTAACGGCTACATTGATGAAGCACAAACTATGGGCTGGTTACAGCGCCTATTTTTAAATTTTTCACCATTTTAA
- the flgG gene encoding flagellar basal-body rod protein FlgG produces MIKSLWIAKTGLTAQQMNMDIISNNLANVSTSGFKRQRAVFEDLLYQTVRQPGAQSSEQTTLPSGLQIGTGVRPVATERIHSQGNLEATDNSSDVAINGQGFFQVLLPDGTQAYTRNGAFQVNQNGQLVTAAGYEIQPTINIPSNAIKMTVARDGVVNVTLANQSTQVQVGQLTLHTFINDTGLESMGENLYLETESSGAPTENTPGLNGAGLLYQGYTETSNVNVAEELVNMIQVQRAYEINSKAISASDQMLQRLNQL; encoded by the coding sequence ATGATTAAATCATTATGGATTGCTAAGACAGGATTAACTGCTCAACAAATGAATATGGATATTATCTCTAATAATTTAGCCAATGTTAGTACCAGTGGTTTTAAAAGACAGAGAGCGGTATTTGAAGATCTGCTTTATCAAACGGTTCGCCAACCAGGGGCACAATCATCTGAGCAAACAACATTACCATCCGGGTTGCAAATTGGTACAGGTGTTCGTCCAGTTGCGACCGAACGTATTCATAGCCAGGGAAATTTGGAAGCAACGGATAATAGCAGTGATGTGGCAATTAATGGACAAGGTTTTTTCCAAGTTTTATTACCCGATGGTACACAAGCGTATACGCGTAATGGTGCGTTTCAAGTCAATCAAAATGGACAATTGGTTACAGCTGCTGGTTATGAAATTCAGCCAACCATTAATATTCCATCTAATGCCATCAAAATGACCGTTGCACGTGATGGTGTGGTCAATGTGACCTTAGCCAATCAATCAACACAAGTCCAAGTTGGGCAATTAACCTTACATACGTTTATTAACGATACAGGACTAGAAAGTATGGGTGAAAACTTGTATTTAGAAACCGAAAGCTCAGGTGCACCAACTGAAAATACTCCTGGACTAAATGGAGCAGGATTGCTCTATCAAGGTTATACTGAAACGTCTAACGTTAATGTTGCCGAAGAGTTGGTTAATATGATTCAAGTACAACGTGCTTACGAAATTAACAGTAAAGCCATTTCTGCATCGGATCAAATGCTACAACGTTTAAACCAATTATAA